The proteins below are encoded in one region of Limnohabitans sp. 63ED37-2:
- a CDS encoding peptide ABC transporter substrate-binding protein — protein sequence MDEKAVRGLIEQVRENVISRKDFIRNMLGYGLTVPMAAQMLLTSGLAQAQTASAYKPTKRGGGGPLKLLWWQGPTLLQPHFASGTKDQEGSRIFYEPLGAWDSDGNMIPILAAEVPSSANGGVSRDGKTITWKLKRNVQWHDGRPFTADDVVFTYEYALDPATAAYTAGTYKDIKVTKVDSHTVRVEYQKASPFWADPFCSAAGMIIPKHVFGAFKGATSRDAPANLKPVGTGPYKFLDFKPGDMLRGVINTNYHEANRPYFDTIEMKGGGDAVSAARAVLQTGEYDYAWNLQVEDELLLRLEQGGKGKTYITLGGNIEFIQLNLADPWTEIDGERAHPSSKHPILSELAVRQALNMLVDRAGIQKFIYGRTGIATANFLNNPQRFASKNTKFEFNIDKAIQVLETAGWKKGSDGIREKGGKKLKFVFQTSINGPRQKTQQIIKQAAQRAGIDLELKSVPASVYFSSDPANPDTYTKFFCDIQMFTTTMPQPDPEVFMNQYLSNQFATKANKWLGRNSTRYSNPEYDKAYLEAQSEMDPVKRAALFIKMNDMPINDVAIIPVVYRPRTAGAVNNLVAPLSGWDNDLWMLKDWYRNV from the coding sequence ATGGATGAAAAAGCAGTGCGCGGATTGATTGAACAGGTCCGGGAAAATGTCATCAGCCGAAAGGACTTCATTCGCAACATGCTCGGGTATGGATTGACCGTGCCGATGGCCGCTCAAATGCTGTTGACTTCTGGCCTGGCTCAGGCCCAAACGGCTTCCGCCTATAAGCCCACCAAACGCGGTGGCGGCGGTCCATTGAAATTGCTCTGGTGGCAGGGCCCCACATTGCTGCAGCCTCACTTTGCCAGTGGTACCAAAGACCAAGAAGGCTCGCGCATTTTTTATGAGCCCTTGGGTGCCTGGGACAGCGATGGCAACATGATTCCCATTTTGGCCGCTGAAGTGCCGTCTTCCGCCAACGGTGGCGTTTCCAGGGACGGTAAAACCATCACCTGGAAGTTGAAGAGAAATGTGCAGTGGCACGATGGCAGGCCATTCACGGCTGACGATGTGGTGTTCACCTACGAATATGCTTTGGATCCGGCAACTGCCGCTTACACCGCAGGCACCTATAAAGACATCAAAGTGACCAAGGTCGACAGCCACACGGTCAGGGTGGAGTACCAGAAGGCTTCGCCGTTTTGGGCGGACCCGTTTTGCAGTGCCGCTGGCATGATCATTCCGAAACATGTTTTTGGAGCCTTCAAAGGGGCCACATCGCGCGACGCACCGGCCAACCTCAAACCCGTGGGCACTGGCCCCTACAAATTCCTGGATTTCAAGCCGGGCGACATGTTGCGCGGTGTGATCAATACCAATTACCACGAAGCCAATCGCCCCTACTTTGACACCATCGAGATGAAGGGCGGCGGGGACGCTGTGTCGGCGGCGCGCGCTGTGTTGCAAACCGGTGAGTACGACTACGCCTGGAACTTGCAAGTCGAAGACGAGTTGTTGCTTCGCTTGGAACAAGGCGGCAAGGGCAAAACATACATCACCCTGGGTGGCAACATCGAGTTCATTCAACTCAACTTGGCCGATCCCTGGACCGAAATTGACGGTGAGCGTGCCCACCCCAGCTCCAAACACCCCATCCTGTCAGAGCTGGCCGTGCGCCAAGCCCTGAACATGTTGGTAGACCGTGCGGGCATTCAGAAATTCATTTATGGACGCACCGGCATTGCCACGGCCAACTTCCTGAACAACCCCCAGCGCTTCGCTTCCAAAAACACCAAATTCGAGTTCAACATCGATAAAGCCATTCAGGTGCTGGAGACGGCTGGCTGGAAAAAAGGCTCAGATGGCATTCGCGAAAAAGGTGGCAAAAAACTCAAGTTTGTGTTCCAGACATCCATCAATGGCCCACGCCAAAAGACTCAGCAAATCATCAAGCAAGCGGCGCAACGGGCGGGCATTGATTTGGAACTGAAGTCGGTGCCGGCCTCGGTGTATTTTTCGTCCGACCCCGCCAACCCGGACACTTACACCAAGTTCTTTTGCGACATCCAGATGTTCACCACCACCATGCCGCAGCCCGACCCTGAGGTGTTCATGAACCAGTACCTGAGCAACCAGTTTGCCACCAAGGCCAACAAGTGGCTCGGACGCAATTCCACGCGTTACAGCAACCCGGAGTACGACAAAGCCTACCTGGAGGCGCAGTCTGAAATGGACCCGGTCAAACGGGCCGCCTTGTTCATCAAAATGAACGACATGCCCATCAATGACGTGGCCATCATTCCTGTGGTTTACCGGCCGCGCACTGCGGGTGCCGTGAACAACCTGGTCGCGCCTTTAAGCGGCTGGGACAACGACCTGTGGATGCTCAAAGACTGGTACCGAAACGTTTAA